One window of Nicotiana tomentosiformis chromosome 11, ASM39032v3, whole genome shotgun sequence genomic DNA carries:
- the LOC138901768 gene encoding uncharacterized protein: MAQKVSDPGSFTIPCTIGSYAFAKALCDLGTSINLMPLAIYTKLGIGRARPTSMLLQLADRTVKKPKGILDDVLVQMGKFIFPADFVILDCQVDEEIPIILGRPFLATRRALIDCETGELKMRLNNKEIIFNVQQSMRRPSEFANCSLVEAVDVILQE; encoded by the coding sequence ATGGCCCAAAAGGTGTCTGATCCAGGTAGCTTCACTATCCCATGCACTATTGggagttatgcttttgctaaagcattgtgtgacttgggaaccagcataaacttgatgccttTGGCAATCTATACGAAACTGGGCATTGGCAGAGCTAGACCGACCTCAATGttgctgcaactggctgatcgCACAGTCAAAAAACCGAAAGGAATTCTTGATGATGTGCTTGTGCAAATGGGGAAATttatatttcctgcagactttgttattcttgattgtcaggtggatgaagagatacccatcattctgggaaggccattcttagcCACTAGGAGAGCATTAATTGattgtgagactggagagttgaaaatgaggttgaacaataaagaaataatattcaacgttCAACAATCCATGAGGAGACCCAGTGAATTTGCAAATTGTTCACTAGTGGAGGCCGTAGATGTGATACTGCAAGAATAG